The DNA sequence CCAGCGCCAGTTGCTCCTGCAACGATCGTTGCGCGACATACGCGCCGGCGACTTCGGCGATCACGCCGATGCGCACCGTGCGCTGCGCATACGCCGTCGCGAAATAGTCGGCGAGTGCGGCATCCGACAGGCTGCGCACGCGGCCGAACAGGTCCAGCTCGTAGGCGCTGATGCCGACGCCCGCCCGATACAGCCCGCTCACCGCGCTCTGGCGCACCACCGGGTCGTACTGGCGGGTGCGGTCGTAGGCGAGGTTCGCATCGAGCGACGGCAGCTGGTCCGCGCGCTGCACGCCGTACAGCGCGCGCGCTTCGTCGAGCCGGCCGGCCGCGATCCGCAGGTCGCGATTGTTCGCGAGCGCAGCGTCGATCCACGCCTGCAGCGTGGGGTCGGTGAAGTAGGCGCGCCAGTCGTCGAGCAGCGCTGCATCGGCCGATGCCGACGCAGCGGGCTCGCCACCCTGCCCGCCGTCCGGCGCTGCGTAGCTGGCCGGCACGGGCGCGGCCGGCCGTTCGTAGTGCGGCGCGAGCGAGCAGCCCGCGAGTGCGAGCGCCGCGGCCAGCGCGAGCGGGACGCGGCCCGCCATGCGGCGATTGAGCGCGACCATCAATGCGAACCCTCCATCGTCGTCGGCTGCGACGCGCCGCGCCGGCGCGGGCCGACGTCGAACACGCGGCCGACCATCACGAAAAACAGCGGCACGAGAAACACCGCGAGCACCGTGGCCGTGATCACGCCGCCGAGCACGCCGGTGCCGATCGCCATTTGCGCGCCGGACGCCGCGCCCGACGCGAACGCGAGCGGCAGCACGCCGACGCCGAACGCGAGCGACGTCATCACGATCGGCCGCAGCCGCAGGCGGGCGGCCTCGCGCGCGGCGTCGATCAGCGGCATGCGCTGCGCGACCAGATCCTTCGCGACTTCGACGATCAGGATCGCGTTCTTCGCCGACAAGCCGATCGTCGCGATCAGCCCGACCTTGAAGTAGATGTCGTTCGGCATCGCGCGCAACGTGACGCCGAGCACCGCGCCGATCACGCCGAGCGGAACGACCAGCATCACCGCGAACGGAATCGACCAGCTCTCGTACAGCGCCGCGAGCGCGAGGAACACCACCAGCACCGACAGCGCGAACAGCATCGGCGCCTGCGCGCCCGACAGCCGCTCCTCGAACGACTGTCCCGACCACGCGTGGCCGATTCCCGCCGGCAGCGTCGCGGCAAGCCGCTCGAGCGCGGCCATCGCTTCGCCGCTGCTGTGTCCCGGCGCGGCCGAGCCGTTGATCGTGAACGACGGGAAGCCGTTGTAGCGCGTGAGCTGCGGCGGCCCGAGCGTCCAGCGCAGCGTCGTGAACGCCGCGAGCGGCACCATCTCGCCGCGCGCGTTGCGCACGCGCAGCTTCTTCACGTCGTCGGGATCGACGCGATGCTGGCCGTCGGCCTGCACGATCACGCGGCGCACCTGCGTGCCGTGCATGAAGTCGCCGATGTAGTCGGAGCCGAACATCACCGCGAGCGTCGTGTTGATCTCGTCCATCGACACGCCGAGCGCCGACGCCTTCGCGCGATCGACGTCGAGCTTCAGTTGCGGCGCGTCCTGCATGCCGGCGAACATCACGTCGGTCAGCGCAGGGTCGCGGCCGGCCGCCGCGAGCAACTGTTCGCGCGCGGCGCTGAACGCCGCGTAGTCGAGCCCGCCGCGGTTCTGCAGCCGGAAGTCGAAGCCGCTCGTCGAGCCGAGATCGGGCAAGGCCGGCGCGTTCATCGCGAACACCGTCGTGTTCGGCGTGCCCGCGAAGCGCGCGTTGATGCGCGCGACGATCGCCTGCACGTGATCGCGCGCGGCCTTGCGCGCACGCCAGTCCTTCAGCGAGACGAAGATCATCCCGCCGTTCGGCCCTTCGCCGTACAGGTTGAAGCCGCCGAGCGCGAACGTGTACGCGGCCGGCTCCTCGCGGCGCAGGTACGCGTCGACCTCGCGCACGCTGCGCATCGTCTCGGCGAGCGGCGTGCCCTGCGGCCGGATCACCATCACCATGAAGTTGCCCTGATCCTCGTCGGGCAGGAACGCGCTCGGCAGTTGCGTGAGCATCAGCACCGCGGCCGCGGTCAGCGCGCCGTACACGACGAGCCAGCGCAGCGGCCTGGCGAGCATCGTGCCGACGCGCGTCGCATAGCGCTGCGTCGCGCGCGCGACGAAGCGGTTGAACGCGCCGAAGAAGCCGCGCTTGTCGTGATGGCCGCCGTCCACCGGCTTGAGCAGCGTCGCGCACAGCGCGGGCGTCAGCGACAGCGCGAGAAACGCCGAGAAGGCGATCGACACCGCGAGCGCGAGCGCGAACTGCCTGTAGATGTTGCCCACCGCGCCGCCGAAGAACGCCATCGGCACGAACACCGAGGTCAGCACCACCGTGATGCCGACGATCGCGCCGCTGATCTGCTGCATCGCCTTGACGGTCGCTTCGTACGGCTCGAGCCGCTCCTCGACCATCAGCCGCTCGACGTTCTCGACGACGACGATCGCATCGTCGACGAGGATGCCGATCGCGAGCACCATGCCGAACATCGTCAGCACGTTGATCGAGAAGCCGAGCGCCTGCATCACGCCGAACGTGCCCGCGAGCGCGACCGGCACGACGAGCGTCGGGATCAGCGTCGCGCGCAGGTTCTGCATGAACAGGAACATCACGAGGAACACCAGCACGCCGGCCTCGATCAGCGTCGTGACGACCTTGTTCATCGACACGCGCACGAACGACGACGTCTCGTACGGGATCTGGTACTTCACGCCCGGCGGGAAGTACGCGGACAGCTCGTCCATCGCCGCGCGCACGCGCCGCTCGGTCGCGACCGCGTTCGAGCCGGGCGCGAGCTTGATCCCCATGCCGGTCGCGACCTTGCCGTTCACGTACGACGGATAGTTGTAGTCGTTGCCGCCGAACTCGACGCGCGCGACGTCGCGCAGATAGAGCGCGGAGCCGTCCGGCTGCGTGCGCAGCGCGATCGCGCCGAAATCGGCCGGCGTCTTCAGCGGCGCGTCGGCGAACACCGTCGCGGCGATCGGCGCGCTGTCCGGCACCGCGCTGCGGCCGATGTCGCCGATCGTCACGCGCGCGTTGTGCGCACGCACGGCCGACGCGATGTCCGACGCGGTGACGCCATGTCCGGCCAGCTTGTCCGGGTCCGGCCAGATCCGCATCGCGTATTCGGCGCCCCAGAACTGCACGCGGCCGACGCCGTCGACGCGGCGCAGCGCCTGCACGACGTTCGCCGACGCGTATTCGCCGAGCTGCACGTCGGTCATGCGGCCGTCGTCCGACGTCAGCGACACGACCAGCTGGATGTTGTCCGCTGCCTTCTCGACCTGGATGCCGGCGCGCCGCACCGGTTCGGGCAGCCGCGCGTCGACCGTCTTCAGCCGGTTCTGCACTTCGACGGCCGCGAGATCGGCGTTCACGCCCTGCTTGAAGGTCAGATAGAGCGATGCGCTCCCGGCGCTGCTGCTCGCCGACGTGTACAACAGCCCCGGCGCGCCGTTCATCTCGCGCTCGATCAGCGCGGTCACCGATTCCTCGACGACCTGCGCGGACGCGCCCGGGTAAGACGCATAGATGCTGACGACGGGCGGCGCGATGTCGGGATACTGCGCGACCGGCAGCGCACGAATCGCGAAGCCGCCGCCGAGCAGGATGAACAGCGCGATCACCCATGCGAACACGGGGCGATCGATGAAGAAACGTGCCATGGTGTATGAACCGGTCAGGTTTGGCGGGCGGGCCCGGCCGCTGCGGCCTTCGCCGGCGGTGCCTGCTCGACGGGCTTCACGACGGTGTCGGGCGCGAACTGCGCGGCGTCGTC is a window from the Burkholderia vietnamiensis LMG 10929 genome containing:
- a CDS encoding multidrug efflux RND transporter permease subunit, which translates into the protein MARFFIDRPVFAWVIALFILLGGGFAIRALPVAQYPDIAPPVVSIYASYPGASAQVVEESVTALIEREMNGAPGLLYTSASSSAGSASLYLTFKQGVNADLAAVEVQNRLKTVDARLPEPVRRAGIQVEKAADNIQLVVSLTSDDGRMTDVQLGEYASANVVQALRRVDGVGRVQFWGAEYAMRIWPDPDKLAGHGVTASDIASAVRAHNARVTIGDIGRSAVPDSAPIAATVFADAPLKTPADFGAIALRTQPDGSALYLRDVARVEFGGNDYNYPSYVNGKVATGMGIKLAPGSNAVATERRVRAAMDELSAYFPPGVKYQIPYETSSFVRVSMNKVVTTLIEAGVLVFLVMFLFMQNLRATLIPTLVVPVALAGTFGVMQALGFSINVLTMFGMVLAIGILVDDAIVVVENVERLMVEERLEPYEATVKAMQQISGAIVGITVVLTSVFVPMAFFGGAVGNIYRQFALALAVSIAFSAFLALSLTPALCATLLKPVDGGHHDKRGFFGAFNRFVARATQRYATRVGTMLARPLRWLVVYGALTAAAVLMLTQLPSAFLPDEDQGNFMVMVIRPQGTPLAETMRSVREVDAYLRREEPAAYTFALGGFNLYGEGPNGGMIFVSLKDWRARKAARDHVQAIVARINARFAGTPNTTVFAMNAPALPDLGSTSGFDFRLQNRGGLDYAAFSAAREQLLAAAGRDPALTDVMFAGMQDAPQLKLDVDRAKASALGVSMDEINTTLAVMFGSDYIGDFMHGTQVRRVIVQADGQHRVDPDDVKKLRVRNARGEMVPLAAFTTLRWTLGPPQLTRYNGFPSFTINGSAAPGHSSGEAMAALERLAATLPAGIGHAWSGQSFEERLSGAQAPMLFALSVLVVFLALAALYESWSIPFAVMLVVPLGVIGAVLGVTLRAMPNDIYFKVGLIATIGLSAKNAILIVEVAKDLVAQRMPLIDAAREAARLRLRPIVMTSLAFGVGVLPLAFASGAASGAQMAIGTGVLGGVITATVLAVFLVPLFFVMVGRVFDVGPRRRGASQPTTMEGSH